The window CGAAGCGCATCGGCCTCGAAGACGTGAACGCGGCGTTCGACGCGATGAAGGCGGGCGAGGTCGTGCGCAGCGTCGTGCTCCCGAACGGATGAGGCAAGCCGTGTTTCAGCATATTCTAGTACCGGTCGACGGCTCCGATCTGGCGGTCGCGGCCGCCGAGCGCGCCACGCGTTTCGCGCAGGAGCAGCGGGCGAAGCTCACCTTCTTCTTTGCGCATCCGGACTATTCGTCGTCGCTCTACGGCGAGACGGCGCTGATGGAGGTGCTTGATCCCACGCTGTACCAGGAGACGATGGAGAAGCGGGCGCAAGCGCTGCTGTCGCGCGCGTCCGCGGCGGCCCGCGATGCGGCGTTGCCCTACGAATGCGCTTTCTGCGCTTCCGATCGACCGTACGAGAAGATCATCGAAACCGCCCTTGCGCGCAACTGCGACCTCATCATCATGGCCTCGCATGGCCGTGGCGGGATCGGCAGTCTGGTGCTGGGGTCCGTGACCCAGGCTGTGCTGGCGAATTCGAAGCTGCCCGTCCTCGTGTACAGATAAGTCTTTATTGGTGTGTTGCTCCCTCCTCTTTACGGGCCGTTGGCCCGTATTTTTTTTGCTTTGGCCGGAGCCGTCACGCCAGGCGCGCGATGAGGGTGCGGGGCACCGGGCAGGGCCAGCGCGCGAAGGCCGGCGAGGATCACGGTGAGGCCGTCGTCGAAGTCCTGCTCGCTCTGTTGCCGAGCGTTGCCCTTCACGCTCGGCTCGACCATCAATGACGCGTAGTGGAACAGGCTGACGGTGCGCATACCGACTTCGGCGTACTCGTCGCTGTAGCCGGCCTCCTTGAAAAGTGCGCGCGCCTCCTCGCGCAGGCGCAGGATCTCCCTGCCGCCGTATCCGGCGGCCCCCAGCAGGACGAGGCCGGGGTATTCCTTCATCCGCGCCCGGCTTTTCCAGAGCAACTGGTGGATGCGCTCATCCGGCGTGCCCTGCATGCCGGCCACGGTAATCCCCGCGTACACCTTGTCGAGCAGCAGTTCGATCAGGGCCTCGCGGTTGGCCACGTAGTAGTACGCCGCCATCGTCGACACCTGGAGTTCGGCGGCCAGGGAGCGCATCGACAGGGCCGGTGCGCCGTCGCGTTTGATGATGCGCAGCGCCGCCGCAACGATCTCGTCCTTGCTGATATCCCCGTACTTGCGGGTACGGGGCTTCGGGGTTGTGCTCTCGCTGGTCATGAATGGGCCCGGTGTTGATTTTGTTGTTTGAGTGATTCTACTAAAGTTGAACCAATGGCTTGCATGGGTGAAATTCCCCATATATTATACAGCGTATAAAAAGGGTTGCTAACAATCAGCCACAACCCCCTCAGGAGGATGACATGCAAGCGAAAATCGACGATCTGATCTGCACGCCTGCCACCTACGCCGATTCGGCGCTCTATCACCGGATCTTCAATTCCCTGCGGCGCGACGACCCCGTGCATTGGGTCGAGCCGCAGGACTACCGTCCGTTCTGGCTGATCACCAAGCTCGAGGACATCCGCGAGGTCGAGCGCCAGAATGACATCTTCCTCAATGCCGGGCGCCCGACCCTGCGCAGCCGTACCGAGGAAGAGAAGATCCGTGCGGTGACTGGCGGCAAACCCGACGTGTTCGAGACCATCCTGCACATGGATGGCATGGACCATCGCGCTCATCGGGCCGTCGCGCAGTCGTGGTTCATGCCCGCCAACCTGAAGAAGCTCGAAGGCGCGATTGCGCAGGTGGCGAGGGAGTTCGTCGATCGCCTGGAACGCCAGGGCGGCACGGCGGACTTCTGCGAGGTGGTCGCTGCGCGCTACCCGCTGCGCATCATCATGACCATCTTCGGGGTGCCGCCCGAGGATGAGGATCAGATGCTGTACTACAGCAAGATGATCACGGCCCCGACCGACGACGACGTGGAGACGACCGAGCCGCGCAACGAGCTGCGCATCCGCGCGGCACAGGGCCTGTTCGATTACTTCCGCAAGCTGCTGGCGGACCGCCGCGCCAACCCGCGCGATGACCTGTCGTCGGTGATTGCCAACGCGGAGGTGGACGGAAAACCGATCAGCGAGCTGGCGGCCCTCTCGTACTGCGTCACCATTGCCACCGCGGGGCACGACACGACCAGCATGACGTCGTCGGGCGGCCTGCTGGCGCTCGTCCAGCACCCCGAACAGATGGCCCGGCTGCGGGCGGACCGCTCGCTGATGCCGGGGGCCATCGACGAAATCCTGCGCTTCGTCAGCCCGGTGAAGCACATGATGCGCGAGGCGAAGGTGGACGCCATCGTCCGCGGGAAGCAGATCCGCGCCGGCGATTCGCTGATGCTGTGCTTCCCGTCCGGCAACCGCGACGAGGACGTCTTCGATAATCCGCACGAATTCCGCATCGACCGTTCGCCGAACCGCCAGATTGCGTTCGGCTCGGGCGTGCATTCCTGTCTCGGCCTGCACTTGGCGAAGATGGAAATCCGCGCCCTGTACGCGGAGCTGCTCGACCGCGTGGATCGCTTCGAGCTCGATGGCACGCCCGGTTTCTACAAGGGCTTCGTCGTCCAGGGGCTCAAGCATCTTCCGATCCGCTACAGCATGAGCAAGGTTACGGCGTAAGGCGTCTGCGGTCCCGCAATGGGTCGGGCCCGCGGGCAGTCTCCGGTCGATCTCTGAATAGGCAGCTTTCAGCATGAGCACTATGACACTCAGCGAAGCCGCGCAAGCGGACGTGCGTGGCGAACAATCATTGGAAGTCCTCGTGACAGGCAAGCGGAGCGAGGCGGCGGACATCTGCTCGATCGAATTCCGCCTGCCCGACGGCGGGGCGTTGCCCGAGTTTTCCGCGGGGGCGCATATCGACGTCCATATCGACGGTCTGGTTCGGCAGTATTCCCTGTGCAACCATCCGCGCGAGCGCGAGCGTTACGTGATCGGCGTGCTGCGCGACCCGAACTCGAAGGGCGGGTCTGTAGCGCTGCACGAGAAGTTGCGGGAGGGCGACCGCGTCCGTGTCGGCATGCCGCGGAATCTCTTTCCGTTGGCGCCGGCCGGCCGAACGATCCTGATCGCGGGCGGTATCGGGGTCACCCCCATTCTGTGCATGGCCGAGCAGCTCGCCGACCAGGGGGCGGACTTTGAATTGCATTATTGTGCTCGCTCACGCACCGCCGCGGCGTTTGTCGAGCGCATCGCGCAGTCGCGATTCGCGTCGCGGGCGCATTGCTATTTCGACGACGAGCCGCAGGCGCTGCGCTTCGTCGCGGACGAGGTGCTGGCAAGCCCGACGCACGATACCCACGTCTACGTGTGCGGCCCGACTGGTTTCATGGATCACGTACTGGACGCCGCGGCCCGCAAGGGATGGGCCGACGACTACGTTCATCGCGAGTACTTCAAGGCCCCGGAAACCGCGGCGGATGAAGCCGCGAGCGCGGAGTTCGAGGTCGAGATCGCCAGCAGCGGCAAAGTCTTCACCATTCCGGCCGATCGCAGCGTCGTTTCCGTGCTGGCCGATAACGGCGTCTACATTGCGACCGGTTGTGACCAGGGGGTATGCGGAACCTGCCTCACCGGCGTCGTCGAAGGGGTTCCCGAACACCGCGACGCCCTTATGAGCGCGGCCGAGCGGGCGGCGAACAACCAGTTCACGCCGTGCTGCTCGCGGTCGAAGAGCCGGCGGCTCGTGCTCGATCTCTGAGTCTCCGAAATCGATAGAGCAATAGATAGAGCGCCAACCGTTTGCCCTAAATCGTTCGGCTTCGATAGCGACGTTGGTCCAAGGAGGCTCCGCCGGGCTTCGACAGGCTGAGCCCGAACGTTACGGAATTGCTGGGGTGAGAAAGACGAGGCGGGTGTGCATGCGCACACTCGCCTCGTTTCTTTTGCGGCCGCTCCAGCCGGACATGCAAACATTCGTGATTGCATTAAAGGTTCAACCAATGATAGGATGAATCGACGTCGCCCGTGACTCGGCCGCAGGCAGTGTGGGGCGGCGCAACGATCAGACTGGGCCCGGGGTTGGCGCGTCGTGCTCCGGTCGACCCACGCAATACTGCCGTTAATGGAGTGAAGATGAAGATACTGGTACCGGTGAAGCGGGTGGTCGATTACAACGTGAAGGTCAGGGTCAAGGCCGACGGTAGCGGTGTCGATCTTGGCGGCGTGAAGATGAGCATGAATCCGTTTGACGAGATCGCCGTCGAGGAGGCCGTGCGTCTGAGGGAGGCGGGGGTGGCGACGGAGGTGGTGGCCGTCTCCTGCGGCCCGGTGGCGTGCCAGGACACCCTGCGCACGGCGCTGGCGATCGGTGCGGACCGCGCCATCCTGGTCGAGTGCGGCGAAACGGGAGATGCGGAACTGCAGCCGTTGGCGGTCGCGAAGCTGCTGAAGGCGGTGACCGAGCAGGAGCAGCCAGCGCTCGTCGTGTGCGGGAAGCAGGCGATCGACAATGACGCCAACCAGGTCGGGCAGATGCTCGCGGCGCTGCTCGGCTGGCCGCAGGCAACCTGCGTGTCGAAACTCGGCATCGATGGCAGCGTGGCTCGTGTGACGCGCGAAATCGACGGTGGACTGGAAGCGCTGGAAGTGGACCTGCCGGCGCTCGTTACGACCGATCTGCGGCTCAATGAGCCGCGCTATGCGACCTTGCCGTCGATCATGAAGGCGAAGAAGAAGCCGCTCACGACCGTATCGCCGGCCGAGCTGGGCGTGGAGATCGCTCCGCGCCTGCTCACGCTGCAGGTGTCGGAGCCTGCGCGGCGGAGCGCGGGCGTCAAGGTGGGCGACGTGAAGGAGCTCCTGGCCAAACTCACGAACGAAGCGGCGGTGATCTGAATGGCGATCTTGGTAATTGCAGAGCACGACAACGCAGCCATCCGGGCCGCGACCCTGAATACGGTTACGGCGGCCCGCCGGATCGGCGGCGATGTCGACGTCCTGGTGGCCGGCAGCGATTGCGCGGCGGTCGTCGCGGCCGCGGCGCAGATCGGCGGCGTGAGAACGGTCCTGCATGCGGATGCGCCGCATTACGCCGATGGCGGCGCCGAGAACCTCGCGGCTCTCGTCGTCGCCAATGCAACGGGTTACCGCCACATCCTTGCGCCGGCTTCGGGCTTCGGCAAAAACGTCGCGCCGCGCGTGGCGGCGTCGCTGGATTCGGCGCAGATCTCCGAGATTGTTGCGGTCGAGTCCGAGGACACCTTCGTCCGCCCTATTTATGCCGGCAACGCCCTCGCGAAAGTGAAATCCGTCGACGCCGTGAAGGTGATCACCGTGCGGTCCACTGCCTTCGAGGCGGCGGAGCAGGGTGGGGGCGCGGCGATCGAGACTATCGCGGCCGCGCCTGCGTTCGGACGCGTGCGCGTCGTCGGCCGCGAATTGACCAGATCGGCACGACCGGAACTGGGTGGCGCCAGGATCGTCGTGTCCGGCGGGCGCGGCATGGGCAGCGACGAAAACTTCCACGCGCTGCTGGAGCCTCTTGCCGACCGCCTCGGTGCCGCGATCGGGGCGAGCCGCGCGGCCGTCGATGCAGGCTTCGCGCCGAACGACTATCAGGTCGGGCAGACCGGCAAGGTCATTGCGCCGCAGCTCTACATAGCGGTGGGGATCTCCGGCGCCATCCAGCATCTGGCCGGCATGAAGGATTCGCGTGTGATCGTCGCGATCAACAAGGATCCGGAGGCGCCGATCTTCGACGTTGCCGATTACGGAATCGTCGGCGATCTCTTCACTCTTGTGCCCGAATTGACGGCCGAGCTTGCGCCCTCCGCCTGAGGACAATCTTCTCTCCACGCTGGCTCCTCTTTGCCCGTCGCCATTTCGGTCGCGGGCTTTTTTTTGTCCTAACCCGGTCCGATGCTATGCAGATTCTCGATATTCGAAGCGTTGACGCCCGCAATGGGAGTCATTATAGTGGTTGAACCATTGATTTTTTGGTGCGATTGTCGGAGCGCGCGAATACGTGACGAATGCTCTGCGACGCCTTGCGACGAAGGATGCGACCTGGTTCTGGCGCGTGCCGGGGCCTCGATGCGAGGACATCGAAATGCTCAATTACGGCAAGACCCGTGACTGGAAATCCGGCGACGTCCGGCACAGCTACACGACCAAGGACTCGATCCTCTACGCACTCGCGCTAGGCGTGGGTGCCGATCCGCTGGATGGACGCCAGTTGCGCTTCATCTACGAGAAGGAGCTCGCGGTCGTGCCGACGATGGCCGCCGTGCTCGCGTCGCCCGGCTTCTGGATGCGCGACCGTGCCGAGCTCGGCATCGACCACCTCAAGATCGTGCACGCGGAGCAGGGCGTGCGACTGCACGCGGCGCTGCCGCCGCAGGGGACGTTGATCGGCCGCAGTCGCGTGGTGAGGGTGGTCGACAAGGGCGCGGGACGGGGCGCGATCCTGTACATCGAGAAGCAGCTCTACGACGAGGCGACGCAGCAGCTGATTGCCACGGCCGAGCAGGCAATGTTCTGCCGTGGCGATGGCGGGTTTTCGTTGGCGGGCGGCGGCGACGAGGCGCCTACCGGATTGCCGCCGACGCCGGACCGGCCGCCCGAGGCGGTAGTCGATCTGGCCACCCGCCCAGATGCCGCTGCCTTATATCGCCTGTGCGGCGATCTCAACCCGCTCCACATCGACCCCGCAGTTGCGGCCAAGGCCGGCTTCCCGAAGCCGATCCTGCATGGGCTCGCGACCTACGGCATGGCGTGCCGGGGCCTGCTCGAACTGTATTGCGACTACGACCCGCTGCGGCTTCGCTCGATCCGCGGGCGTCTGTCCGCGCCCGTGTATCCCGGCGAGACGCTGCGCGTCGAATGCTGGCGCGAGGGTGGCGAGGTCGCCTTCCGGGTACGGGCGCTCGAGCGTAACGTCGTCGTGCTGTCACACGGCAGGGCCGAGGTGTAAGGGCGGCAGCCGGTTCTTCAATCCGCAGGGGCCCGGCAGCGGCGCACCGGGACCGTCAAGGAGGGGTAATGAACGATAGATTCTTTGCGATTCGACTGATCTTGCGCTTCGGGACCCTTGGCGCATGGGTGATCTCGGCTGCATTCGGGTTGAGTGCTGCGGTCCTGCTGTGGCCTGCAATGGGGTGGATGGCACCGCTTGTCGCGCTGCTCGCTGCCGGCCTCGCCTTCCTGCTGTGCAAGAGCTACGTCGAGCTTGTTTCCATCGTGTTCTCGATGGTGCATTAGACGGACGCGCGGCGCGGACCGACGGAGAGACGGTTTCACTACAAGAACGAAGGAGGACAAATGGAGATACATGCAACCTTGCCGCGGCTGGCCTACCAGCATGCGCTGAATGTGCCGGACCAGATCGCGCTGGTGTCGATCGGCCAGGGCTCGGTGACCTGGGGCGAGCTTTGGGATTCCGCAAGGCGCTGGGCAGGCTGGCTCGAAGCGAATGGCGTCCGGCCGGGCGACCGCGTCGCGTCGCTGGCCCCGCAATCGCTCGAGGGTACCTATCTATGGATGGGCTGCGCCGCGGCGGGCGCGGTCGAAGTCTCGATCAACAACCAGTTCCGCGGCGAGTGGCTGCGGCACGCGCTGCGCGTGTCGTCCGCCAAGGTTGTCGTGCTCGCGCGGAAGTTCCTCGAGCAGGCGCTCGCGGTCATCGACGGGACGGGCGTGGAGACGATCCTCGTCTACGATGCGCCGAACGAGACGTTCGGCGCGGATTGCTGCGTGAAGATCGTCACGGCATCGCCCGAATCGGCTCCGCCGGGCGGTTGCGACGGCGAACCGCAGGTATTCCCGCACGATATCGCGTGCATTCTCTACACGTCGGGAACGACGGGGGTATCGAAGGCGGTCGAGATCCCGTGGGCCCTGCTGCACCACACCGCGGCGACCTACGGTCTGACGTTCGAGCGCGGGCCCAATCAGGTCTTCTACTTTCCATATTCCGCGTACCACCTGTCGGGGCGCGACGCGCTCTATTCTGCGGCGCTCACCGGCGGGCGGTCCGTGGTTCGCGATGTCTTCTCGACGTCGTCGTTCTGGGACGACATCCGCGAACACGGCTGCACCTGGACGCTCCTGTTCGCCGCGACGGCGCGATTCCTCGCGAGCGTGCCGGAAAGCCCGGACGATTTGGACAATCCGCTCGAACTGGTGCTCATCAACCCGCTGCTGCCGGAAACCGACGCCCTCAGGCGCCGCTTCGGTTTCCGCACGTATGCGACCTACGGCATGACCGAGACCGGCATCACGCTGGTGACGCCCCCCGATCACGCCATGTCCGCGCATGCCGGCTGTTGTGGCCGCCCGGTTGAAGGGCTGGAGGTGAGGCTGGTCGATCCGCACGACCACGCGGTGGGGCCGGGCGAAGTCGGGGAGCTGGTGGTCCGTGGGCGCGATCCGTGGATGATCACGACGGGCTATCAGGGGGCGCCGGAGGCGACTGTGAAAGCCTGGCGGAACGGATGGTTCCATTCCGGCGATCTGTTCCGGGTGGATGCGCAGGGTTACTACTACTACATCGATCGATCGAAGGACATGATCCGCCGCCGTGGCGAAAACATCTCGTCGTTCGAACTCGAATCGGCCGTCCTCACGCACGCGACTATTGCCGAAGCCGCAGCCGTGGGTGTTGCCTCGCCGCTAGGCGATGAGGAGGTACTGATCGCCGTCGTGGCGAAACCCGGCAAACACATCAATCCGCTCGAACTCGTTTCCTACCTGCAGGAGCGGGTCCCCCGCTTTGCGGTGCCGCGCTACGTACGCATCCTCGACGAGCTGCCCAAGACGCAATCGACGATGCGGGTGCAAAGACAGGTGCTGCGGTCGGAAGGCATTGCCGACGGCACGTGGGACCGCGCCGAAGCTGTTGAGAAAGCGGTCGCATGACCGCGTCCGCTCCCGACTGGAGGAAACCGAGACAATGAAGAACGAACGCCGCGGGCCGCTGACGGGCCTGAAGATCGTCGAATTTGCCGGCATCGGGCCGGCGCCTTTCTGCGCCAGCCTGCTCGCCGACATGGGCGCGGACGTGATCCGCATCGACCGTGCCGATCAGGCCGGAAACCCCCCCGATCTGCTGACGCGCGGGCGCCGTTCGGTGGCGCTCAACCTAAAAGATCCCGCCTCCATCGAAGTCTGCCTGGCCTTGCTCGAGCGTGCCGACGCCCTCATCGAGGGCTTCCGGCCGGGGGTCATGGAGCGCCTGGGGCTGGGGCCGGATGTCGTGCTGGCGCGCAACCCGAAGCTCGCCTATGGTCGCATGACCGGCTGGGGACAGACCGGCCCGCTCGCGCAGACCGCCGGCCACGACATCAACTACATCGCACTGAGTGGCGCGCTGGCGGCGATCGGGACGCAGGAGCAACCGGTGCCGCCCCTGAACCTTGCCGGCGATTTCGGCGGCGGATCGCTGTATCTCGGCCTCGGGCTGCTCGCGGCGGTCCTGCACGCGCGCCAGACCGGCTGCGGGCAGGTCATCGACTGCTCGATGGTCGAAGGGGCCGCCTCGCTTATGGGCTTGTACTACGAATTCCATGCAGCCGGGCAATGGGGCGAGCGGGCGACGAACCTGCTCGACGGCGGCGCGCATTTTTACGTTCCGTACCGCTGTGCGGACGGAAAATGGATCTGCATCGGCGCGATCGAGCCTCAGTTCTATGCCTTGCTGATTGAGAAGCTGGGGCTGGCTTCCAGCGTGGATCTCGCGAAGCAGAACGATCCGGCGGAGTGGCCGGCAATGAAGGCGAAGCTGGCGGAACTGATCGCCACGCGCACGCGCGACGAATGGTGCCGCTTGCTCGAAGGCACCGACGCCTGCGTCGCCCCGATCCTGGATCTCGCGGAGGCGCCCCTGCACCCGCACAACCTTGCGCGCGGCACGTTCGTCGAGATCGATGGCCAGTTGCAGCCGGGCGTGGCGCCACGCTTTTCCGCGACGCCTGGGCAGGCGGGCAGGAAGCCGGCGTGCGTGGGCGCGGATTCGGAGGCGGTCCTTGCCGAATGGGGCATTCCCGAGCGCGCGATCGCGCAGGTGAAGGTGTCCCCACGGCCACAGCGATAAGCACGGCCGTGCGGAGGGCCTGGTTCCATCAGAAGTCATAAATAGATTGCCGACCGGGCGTGTTTCCCGTTCGGCACAACATCCGGAGGGCGCATGACGCCCTCCGGTCGCATCCCCATTCAGAGTGCTGCCGATGCTTGACTACCCCTGGACCGACGCACCCGCACCGGGCGCGGCAATCGCGCTCGCGCCGGGAGTGCTGTGGCTGCGCATGCCGATGCCGATGGCACCGCGACATATCAACCTCTGGGCCATCCGCGACCGAGACCCGCAAACGGGTCTGCGCGGTTGGACCATCGTCGATGCCGGGCTCCACACCCAGGAAACCATCGACCACTGGGAAGCGCTCCTGTCACCGTCGGGGGCGCTCGAAGGCGAGCCGATCCTGCGCGTCGTCGTGACCCACCTGCATCCCGACCACGCCGGCATGGCCGGCTGGCTCACGCGCCGTTTCGACGCGCCCCTGTCGATGACCGAACGCGAGCACCGGGCTTGCTGCGCGATGTTCGACGAGGACGGCCGCGAGGCGCCCGATGACGTCCTCGCCTTCAACCGCAGGGCGGGCTGGTCCGACGAGCAGATCACGCGCTTTCGCAGCCGCTTCGGCAGCTTTGGACGCTTGATCCATCCGCCGCCGCGTGAATACCGCGTGCTTCGTGACGGCGAGACGCTGCAGATCGGCGATTACGCGTGGCGGGTCGTTGTCGGCAGGGGGCATTCGCCGGAGCACGCATGTCTCCATTGTCCCGGGCTGAAGCTCTTCATCTCGGGCGACCAAGTGCTGCCGCGGACGTCGTCCAACGTGTCGGTCGTGCCGTCGGAGCCGGACGGCGACCCGATTGCCGACTGGTTCGATTCGATCGACAGGATCCGGGAGACGGTGCCGGACGACGTGCTCGTGCTGCCGGCTCACAACCTGCCGTTCCGCGGCCTGCATGCGCGCCTCGACCAGCTCGCCACCACCACCACGTCCTCGCTGGACGCCCTGAGAAGCTCGCTGGATTGCCCGCGGCGCGTCGTGGATATGTTCGCGCCCCTGTTCGGACGGCCGATCCTGGAGTACGAACTCCTGATTCTCGCGACGGGGGAGGGGCAGGCGCACATCAACCACCTGCTGCAACGCCGTGAAGCCGTCGCCTGCCGGATCGAGAACGGCGTTGCCTGGTATTGCGCGGCCGCCGCCTGAGCGCGCGTCCTGATACGCTGGTGGCGCCGGAAATGAAAAGGCCAGGGCCGGCGGATCGCTCCACCGGCCCTGGCTTTTTCCTGCTTAGTGCGTCCGCGTCAGGCCGCCTGTACTTTCGCCCGGCGGGAGCTGATCGACTCGGCGACGGCGGCGACCGCCTGTTTATGGAAGGGGGTCGAGAAGCATTCCTTTTCCAAGGCGAGAGAGAGGTCCAGCGTCAGATTCACGGTCTGGCTCAGCGCCTTGTTCACCGCGCGCTTGGTCGAACGGATCGCGATCTGCGAGCCATTCGACAGCCGCGTCGCCAGCGCCATCGCCTTGTCGAAGACCTGGTCCGTAGGCACGACGTGGTTGATCAGCCCGATGCGCTCGGCTTCAGTCGCGCTCAGGCTGTCGCCGGTCATCAGGTATTCCTTCGCACGGGCGACGCCGACGAGCGATGGCCAGATCGCGGCGCCGCCGTCGCCGGCTGTGACGCCGATTAGCACGTGCGGATCGGCGATCTTTGCAGTGTCGGCCGCATAGATCACGTCGCAGAACAACACCAGCGTGGCGCCGAGGCCAGCCGCGGCGCCATTGACGGCGGCGATGATCGGTTGCGGCACTTCGAGCATGTCGAGGATGATTTTGCGCGCTTCGATCATGATCTTGTCGAGCGTCTCCGTCGTCAGGTTCATCACCATGTCGAGGTCGCCGCCCGCCGAAAAGGCCTTGCCCTCACCGGTGAAGACGACCGCGTTCGTGGTGTCGTCGGCCGCGATCTCGGCGAAGACCTGTGACAGCTCGGTGTGCATCGTCTGATTGACGGCGTTGCGCGCGTCGGGGCGGTTCAGCGACATGACGAGGACGCTGCCGACCTTGCGGAACGACAGGGTCTGGAATTTTTCGTAGTTCATTTCCGATACTCCTCCTTCTAGTTCATCGAAGATTCCGATGGGCATTGGGGCCGGTCGCCGACCCGCGACCGGGGGCGGGTGCGTTGTTCGGGTTGTGTAGTTTCAGGCAGGGACGGCGTTTTTCGCCGCG is drawn from Azoarcus sp. DN11 and contains these coding sequences:
- a CDS encoding AMP-binding protein, with the translated sequence MEIHATLPRLAYQHALNVPDQIALVSIGQGSVTWGELWDSARRWAGWLEANGVRPGDRVASLAPQSLEGTYLWMGCAAAGAVEVSINNQFRGEWLRHALRVSSAKVVVLARKFLEQALAVIDGTGVETILVYDAPNETFGADCCVKIVTASPESAPPGGCDGEPQVFPHDIACILYTSGTTGVSKAVEIPWALLHHTAATYGLTFERGPNQVFYFPYSAYHLSGRDALYSAALTGGRSVVRDVFSTSSFWDDIREHGCTWTLLFAATARFLASVPESPDDLDNPLELVLINPLLPETDALRRRFGFRTYATYGMTETGITLVTPPDHAMSAHAGCCGRPVEGLEVRLVDPHDHAVGPGEVGELVVRGRDPWMITTGYQGAPEATVKAWRNGWFHSGDLFRVDAQGYYYYIDRSKDMIRRRGENISSFELESAVLTHATIAEAAAVGVASPLGDEEVLIAVVAKPGKHINPLELVSYLQERVPRFAVPRYVRILDELPKTQSTMRVQRQVLRSEGIADGTWDRAEAVEKAVA
- a CDS encoding PDR/VanB family oxidoreductase: MEVLVTGKRSEAADICSIEFRLPDGGALPEFSAGAHIDVHIDGLVRQYSLCNHPRERERYVIGVLRDPNSKGGSVALHEKLREGDRVRVGMPRNLFPLAPAGRTILIAGGIGVTPILCMAEQLADQGADFELHYCARSRTAAAFVERIAQSRFASRAHCYFDDEPQALRFVADEVLASPTHDTHVYVCGPTGFMDHVLDAAARKGWADDYVHREYFKAPETAADEAASAEFEVEIASSGKVFTIPADRSVVSVLADNGVYIATGCDQGVCGTCLTGVVEGVPEHRDALMSAAERAANNQFTPCCSRSKSRRLVLDL
- a CDS encoding MaoC family dehydratase, translated to MTNALRRLATKDATWFWRVPGPRCEDIEMLNYGKTRDWKSGDVRHSYTTKDSILYALALGVGADPLDGRQLRFIYEKELAVVPTMAAVLASPGFWMRDRAELGIDHLKIVHAEQGVRLHAALPPQGTLIGRSRVVRVVDKGAGRGAILYIEKQLYDEATQQLIATAEQAMFCRGDGGFSLAGGGDEAPTGLPPTPDRPPEAVVDLATRPDAAALYRLCGDLNPLHIDPAVAAKAGFPKPILHGLATYGMACRGLLELYCDYDPLRLRSIRGRLSAPVYPGETLRVECWREGGEVAFRVRALERNVVVLSHGRAEV
- a CDS encoding TetR/AcrR family transcriptional regulator, with product MTSESTTPKPRTRKYGDISKDEIVAAALRIIKRDGAPALSMRSLAAELQVSTMAAYYYVANREALIELLLDKVYAGITVAGMQGTPDERIHQLLWKSRARMKEYPGLVLLGAAGYGGREILRLREEARALFKEAGYSDEYAEVGMRTVSLFHYASLMVEPSVKGNARQQSEQDFDDGLTVILAGLRALALPGAPHPHRAPGVTAPAKAKKIRANGP
- a CDS encoding electron transfer flavoprotein subunit alpha/FixB family protein, translated to MAILVIAEHDNAAIRAATLNTVTAARRIGGDVDVLVAGSDCAAVVAAAAQIGGVRTVLHADAPHYADGGAENLAALVVANATGYRHILAPASGFGKNVAPRVAASLDSAQISEIVAVESEDTFVRPIYAGNALAKVKSVDAVKVITVRSTAFEAAEQGGGAAIETIAAAPAFGRVRVVGRELTRSARPELGGARIVVSGGRGMGSDENFHALLEPLADRLGAAIGASRAAVDAGFAPNDYQVGQTGKVIAPQLYIAVGISGAIQHLAGMKDSRVIVAINKDPEAPIFDVADYGIVGDLFTLVPELTAELAPSA
- a CDS encoding CaiB/BaiF CoA-transferase family protein, which encodes MKNERRGPLTGLKIVEFAGIGPAPFCASLLADMGADVIRIDRADQAGNPPDLLTRGRRSVALNLKDPASIEVCLALLERADALIEGFRPGVMERLGLGPDVVLARNPKLAYGRMTGWGQTGPLAQTAGHDINYIALSGALAAIGTQEQPVPPLNLAGDFGGGSLYLGLGLLAAVLHARQTGCGQVIDCSMVEGAASLMGLYYEFHAAGQWGERATNLLDGGAHFYVPYRCADGKWICIGAIEPQFYALLIEKLGLASSVDLAKQNDPAEWPAMKAKLAELIATRTRDEWCRLLEGTDACVAPILDLAEAPLHPHNLARGTFVEIDGQLQPGVAPRFSATPGQAGRKPACVGADSEAVLAEWGIPERAIAQVKVSPRPQR
- a CDS encoding universal stress protein; translation: MRQAVFQHILVPVDGSDLAVAAAERATRFAQEQRAKLTFFFAHPDYSSSLYGETALMEVLDPTLYQETMEKRAQALLSRASAAARDAALPYECAFCASDRPYEKIIETALARNCDLIIMASHGRGGIGSLVLGSVTQAVLANSKLPVLVYR
- a CDS encoding electron transfer flavoprotein subunit beta/FixA family protein gives rise to the protein MKILVPVKRVVDYNVKVRVKADGSGVDLGGVKMSMNPFDEIAVEEAVRLREAGVATEVVAVSCGPVACQDTLRTALAIGADRAILVECGETGDAELQPLAVAKLLKAVTEQEQPALVVCGKQAIDNDANQVGQMLAALLGWPQATCVSKLGIDGSVARVTREIDGGLEALEVDLPALVTTDLRLNEPRYATLPSIMKAKKKPLTTVSPAELGVEIAPRLLTLQVSEPARRSAGVKVGDVKELLAKLTNEAAVI
- a CDS encoding cytochrome P450, with protein sequence MQAKIDDLICTPATYADSALYHRIFNSLRRDDPVHWVEPQDYRPFWLITKLEDIREVERQNDIFLNAGRPTLRSRTEEEKIRAVTGGKPDVFETILHMDGMDHRAHRAVAQSWFMPANLKKLEGAIAQVAREFVDRLERQGGTADFCEVVAARYPLRIIMTIFGVPPEDEDQMLYYSKMITAPTDDDVETTEPRNELRIRAAQGLFDYFRKLLADRRANPRDDLSSVIANAEVDGKPISELAALSYCVTIATAGHDTTSMTSSGGLLALVQHPEQMARLRADRSLMPGAIDEILRFVSPVKHMMREAKVDAIVRGKQIRAGDSLMLCFPSGNRDEDVFDNPHEFRIDRSPNRQIAFGSGVHSCLGLHLAKMEIRALYAELLDRVDRFELDGTPGFYKGFVVQGLKHLPIRYSMSKVTA